TGCGAAAGGATTTGAAGTAGAAAACATCGAAGATGGCCTTACACTGATCAAAGTACTCCAACCCTGGCCCAATGCCACAAAACCCTTCACCTATGCCCTGGTGGATAAAGACGCTTCATTGCCTTCTTCATTTGAACAGAATGCATACGATGCGGTGGTTTCAGTCCCTGTAGAACGCCTGGTGCTTACATCAACAACGCATATCCCCGCCATTGAGGCCCTTGGGGTGGCCAACCGACTTATAGGCTTTCCGGGAACGGATTATATTTCGTCTGAACTTACCAGAGAGAGAATATCACAAGGTAAAGTGGTAAACCTGGGCAATAACGAATCTATAAATACAGAAATGACTCTGCAACTACAGCCAGATCTTGTAGTGGGCTTTAGTATTTCTTCAGAAAACAGAACGTATGAAACCTTGATAAAGGCGGGCATCCCAGTGGTGTATAATGGGGATTGGACCGAACAGACTCCCCTGGGTAAAGCTGAATGGATCAAATTTTTTGCACCCTTTTTTCAACTCGAAGAAAAGGCGGACAGCATTTTTGATTCTATTGCAAATTCCTATGCCGAAGCCAGAGAACTTGCCTCCAAAGCAGAATTCAAACCTAGTATTATGAGTGGGGCCCTTTATAAAGACGTTTGGTATGCTCCCGGAGGAAAAAGCTGGGCTGCTCAATTTATCCGCGATGCCAATGCCACTTATCTTTGGAATAATACAGAAGAGGTTGGGAGTTTATCCCTGAGTCTGGAAAGTGTTCTGGCAAAGGCCTCAGGGGCAGATTTTTGGATCTCGCCCTCCCAGTTCACAAGCTATATTGATATGGAAAATGCCAATCGCCATTATGGCCAGTTTAAACCCTTTCAAAAACAAAAGGTATTTACCTATGCGCTCAGCAAAGGGGAAACAGGCGGACTCACATTTTTTGAGCTGGGTCCCAACAGACCAGATTTGATCCTGAAAGACCTAATCCATATCTTTCATCCGGAGGTTTTACCCGGGCATACTCTCTATTTTTTCAAGCCTTTACAATAATTGAGAAAAAAGATTCCATATCAGTTTGCTTTACTGGCTGCCCTGCTGGTACTGTGTTTTGGAGTAAACATTAGCTTTGGCTCGGTAGAAATACCGCTTTCAGCAACGCTAAACGAACTTTTTGGACTTCAAGATGCGGACGATTCTTTCGGATACATCATCTGGAATTATCGGATTCCGAAGGCTTTTACGGCAATTCTAGTCGGCAGTGGTCTGTCCTTAAGTGGCCTTTTGATGCAAACACTTTTTCGCAATCCACTGGCCGGACCATTTGTCCTTGGAATTAGTTCTGGAGCTAGTTTGGGAGCAGCTCTTTTAATTATGGGAGGGGGCTGTTCGCAGCGAGTTATTCTGTTGTCAATGACCTGTCTCTAAGCATTGCTTCCAGTCTTGGAAGTATTTTGGTTCTGTTCATCGTAGTGGCCATAGCACGCAAAGTAAAAGACACCATGGCCCTTCTGATTATAGGGTTGATGTTTGCCAGCATCACCGCGGCTGTTGTCACGGTCCTATCCTATTTCGCAAAAGCAGAGGAGCTTCAGCAATATATCTTCTGGACCTTTGGAACCGTAGGAAACCTAAGTAATAGTCAGGTTTTGATCCTGGCGTCTATAATTGGTGCCGGACTCCTTTTGAGTATTGCAGCCATCAAGTCCTTGAATGCACTACTGCTCGGGGAAAATTACGCCCGAAGCCTGGGTGTGAGAATTGGCCGGTCTCGTTATCTGATCATCATTGCC
This DNA window, taken from Muriicola soli, encodes the following:
- a CDS encoding ABC transporter substrate-binding protein; the protein is MRVFLCLVLIFLSGCREKTSQDLTQGKETPGKNTSSIHYAKGFEVENIEDGLTLIKVLQPWPNATKPFTYALVDKDASLPSSFEQNAYDAVVSVPVERLVLTSTTHIPAIEALGVANRLIGFPGTDYISSELTRERISQGKVVNLGNNESINTEMTLQLQPDLVVGFSISSENRTYETLIKAGIPVVYNGDWTEQTPLGKAEWIKFFAPFFQLEEKADSIFDSIANSYAEARELASKAEFKPSIMSGALYKDVWYAPGGKSWAAQFIRDANATYLWNNTEEVGSLSLSLESVLAKASGADFWISPSQFTSYIDMENANRHYGQFKPFQKQKVFTYALSKGETGGLTFFELGPNRPDLILKDLIHIFHPEVLPGHTLYFFKPLQ